The Argopecten irradians isolate NY chromosome 4, Ai_NY, whole genome shotgun sequence genome has a window encoding:
- the LOC138321807 gene encoding LIM homeobox transcription factor 1-alpha-like: MPTVHKEMCAGCQRAIEDRFLLKIMDNSWHEHCVLCSICQMPLTGSCFARNRKFYCKLDYEKLFRVMCNGCGMFISPSELVMRAQGYVYHLQCFMCIECGQQLQKGDQFVVRDGQLFCRLDYEKEFHMLPLSPKSDDSESYEDGESDGGKHPKRPRTILTTSQRRKFKAAFELNPKPCRKVREQLAAETGLSVRVVQVWFQNQRAKVKKLARRQSQDGNGNKNGNGNKSKHNENKKDNKSDSKSDSKDEDTDQDCLTRLGDDESIGSLISENRHHGNAEQISPLPASEYQASPYDELDLPGGARHSIEECLDHMFNGETTGHSTLDSSGVPNPIDKLYSMQNSYFSVE; the protein is encoded by the exons ATGCCGACTGTTCATAAAGAAATGTGTGCTGGATGCCAGCGGGCAATAGAGGATAGATTTTTACTGAAAATCATGGACAATTCTTGGCACGAACATTGTGTGTTATGTTCCATTTGCCAGATGCCATTAACAGGGAGCTGTTTCGCAAGGAATCGGAAGTTTTATTGTAAACTAGATTATGAAAA attATTCCGGGTAATGTGTAATGGATGCGGTATGTTCATTTCCCCCAGCGAATTAGTGATGAGGGCCCAAGGATATGTTTATCACCTCcaatgttttatgtgtattgaATGTGGACAGCAGCTCCAGAAGGGGGACCAATTTGTCGTGAGAGACGGCCAGCTGTTCTGTAGACTGGACTACGAGAAAGAGTTTCACATGCTGCCTCTCAGTCCGAAAA GTGACGACAGCGAGAGTTATGAGGATGGAGAGAGTGATGGAGGAAAACATCCAAAGCGACCAAGAACTATACTCACAACCAGTCAGCGGCGAAAGTTCAAGGCCGCCTTCGAGCTCAACCCGAAACCATGTAGAAAG GTGAGGGAACAGTTAGCGGCAGAGACTGGACTCAGTGTAAGAGTTGTACAAGTGTGGTTTCAGAACCAGCGAGCAAAG GTGAAAAAGTTAGCAAGGAGACAGAGTCAAGATggaaatggaaataaaaacgGGAACGGAAACAAGAGTAAacacaatgaaaacaaaaaagacaATAAATCAGATTCCAAGTCGGACTCCAAAGACGAGGATACTGACCAAG ATTGTCTGACTAGACTAGGGGATGATGAATCGATAG GATCACTGATATCAGAAAACCGTCACCATGGCAACGCCGAACAAATATCACCTCTCCCAGCCAGTGAATATCAAG CATCACCGTATGACGAACTTGACCTTCCCGGGGGAGCGCGGCATTCCATTGAGGAGTGCCTTGACCACATGTTTAACGGGGAAACGACGGGTCATTCAACATTGGACTCTAGTGGGGTTCCAAACCCTATCGACAAACTGTACTCAATGCAGAATTCGTACTTCAGTGTAGAGTGA